A stretch of Ligilactobacillus faecis DNA encodes these proteins:
- a CDS encoding Nif3-like dinuclear metal center hexameric protein has product MVKVKEIVQRFEKFAPKEIAEKNDPIGLQLGSLEQEVTKMMVTLDVRPEVVTEAIANQVDFIFAHHPALFIPIKSFDLADPQNAMYAELIKHGITVYAAHTNLDNANGGMNDWLAKALGLSQTTSLLPTREQTWYKLAVFTPLEAAKAMRQALAKAGAGYLGDYAGCSYSLTGTGRFLPEAGATPYIGTVGEFTEVKEEKIEVVFPGEIKDNVLRAMRANHPYEEIAFDLYQVEGLGQKTGMGRIGMLPKPMPLMDYVAFCKERLNLKGLRLVAKDQTKLVQRVAVLGGSGAKFYPFALKKGADVYVTGDVSYHTAHDMYETGLAVIDPGHHFEAICKPHLQTLFTKWQAENNWGIEVIASRLTTDPFEYI; this is encoded by the coding sequence ATGGTAAAAGTTAAAGAGATCGTCCAAAGATTTGAAAAGTTTGCGCCCAAAGAGATCGCTGAAAAAAACGATCCGATCGGGTTGCAACTAGGTAGTTTAGAACAAGAAGTCACTAAGATGATGGTCACCTTAGATGTTCGCCCTGAAGTCGTTACTGAAGCGATCGCAAACCAAGTCGATTTTATCTTTGCGCATCATCCAGCGCTGTTTATTCCGATCAAAAGTTTTGATCTAGCTGACCCGCAAAATGCGATGTATGCTGAATTGATCAAACACGGGATCACAGTTTATGCAGCGCATACGAATTTAGATAACGCTAATGGAGGCATGAATGATTGGTTAGCTAAAGCACTAGGGCTCAGTCAAACTACTAGTTTATTGCCAACACGAGAACAGACTTGGTATAAATTAGCTGTTTTTACCCCACTTGAAGCAGCTAAAGCAATGCGTCAAGCTTTAGCTAAAGCTGGGGCAGGGTATTTAGGTGACTATGCAGGTTGTTCCTACTCATTAACTGGTACAGGACGTTTTTTACCAGAAGCTGGAGCTACGCCTTATATTGGCACAGTCGGTGAATTTACAGAAGTCAAAGAAGAAAAGATCGAAGTCGTTTTTCCAGGTGAGATAAAGGATAATGTTTTACGAGCGATGCGAGCTAACCATCCTTATGAAGAGATCGCTTTTGATCTTTATCAAGTTGAAGGCTTAGGTCAAAAGACAGGGATGGGGCGGATCGGAATGCTACCCAAACCGATGCCTTTGATGGATTACGTTGCTTTTTGTAAAGAACGTTTAAATTTAAAAGGCTTGCGCTTAGTTGCTAAAGATCAAACTAAATTAGTTCAAAGAGTTGCCGTTTTAGGAGGCTCAGGAGCTAAATTTTATCCATTTGCGCTAAAAAAAGGGGCCGATGTATATGTGACAGGTGATGTTTCTTATCATACCGCACATGACATGTATGAGACTGGCTTAGCGGTGATCGATCCTGGACATCACTTTGAAGCGATCTGTAAACCACATTTACAAACATTGTTCACTAAGTGGCAAGCAGAAAATAACTGGGGGATCGAAGTGATCGCTTCACGATTAACGACTGATCCATTTGAATATATTTAA